The Triticum aestivum cultivar Chinese Spring chromosome 5A, IWGSC CS RefSeq v2.1, whole genome shotgun sequence genomic sequence gggggggggggggagtgataATTTAGGGAAATCTAAGCATAGAATGTCTACCAGCTATGGGTTAAATCGCTAGCTAGTTTTTTTCTCAAATATAGCTTTTAAGGGATCTATTAGAGTCGCCCTAATAGCCATCCCTCTCCCTATATTTTATTGGACTATCTCCTTCCCAATTTCACCAAAAAGTGGCGTTCAAAAGCATCCTTCACCAAACACCACCGTCTACAATGCCAAAGTCATCATTGGCGGTCTCTTCCGCCATGCCGCCCGTTCCGATGAGCCACGCCACCTCATCCCATTCACAGCCGCCTATCATTGCGTACTGAGTCTTTTCCCGCCATTGCCGCCGCTTGCCATCAAGTCGGTTCTTGTGTCCACAGTCAGCTTGTTGGAGAAGTTCCCTCCATTGCTCCCGATCACTGTCACCTCCCGAGCCTgcaccacttcttcttcttctttgtgatAGTGTGGAGGTTTACTAGATGGCCGCTTCAATGGGCACACACTCATGGTCTTCTCCCGTGAGGATGGTTATGCCGCCGATGAGCCCTGGTGCGATTGGTTGGGGGATGGAGGAAATGGGTGATGATGTATGTGAATTAGTGAAATAAATTTATTGGCAGTTAAATTTAGGGGAAGATTAGGTGCAGAAAAAAAATTAAAGCTCAATTTTTTGTGGAATTAAGTTTAGGGAGGCGGTATATGGAGTTATGTTGTAGAGAAACTGCTAGAAATGCTCTAAGCTACCTTTTGGCACACACCTTATCCttgtatcactagtagaaaaagggtcaaacatgaAGCATATTAGTGCCGGTTtaaatttgagccggcactaatggtagcattagtgccggttcgaatgactatgcattaatgtcggttcgtgttgaacctttagtaccggttcgtgccacgaaccggtactaaaggggtgatggcaggctggcgtcaggctggggccccacgatcacctttagtaccggttcgtggcacaacccggtactaaagggctaaccgttagtaccggtttgtgccacgaaccggtactaaagtggtctgacctatagtaccggtttgtgacacaaaccggtactatagggcaattttcaaactctaccccccccccccccccccgtgtgtcgccatttcagttctgaaaaaatcaaaagaaaatgataaaaacttcaaaaagtaaaatccttcgagaggtagttatattactacatctactagttaggaaaatttgaaaacttaaatttggacatgttttgcaaaaagtgtagggaaaatgtaaaacggctataacttttgcatacgatgtcggaaaaaatgtataatatatcaaaaaattcagcatgaaaatccgcatccgatggagaccgcctacagcctgtttgcaattttttagaatcctcaaattccaaaaggaaaaaaagatatggtcaaatttaagtttttttaaatttttttgttaaatctggtcaaactacttattcaagaagtattaatgttactacataattattcaagaatattagtgttactaaataattatttcaattttttaaattttggtcaaatctagtcaaactatggtcaaactgtggtcaaacttattcaagaaatattagtgttactaaataattactgttttttagaataatagtttcaaactcaaacagtgaaatgtgtgacttcatgctcaagctaaactcctgagggttaataggattggcatcttactattgtcaggaaaacaacaagtgcagacttggaaacgaaggagaatagaacccgaaagttaagcgtgctcaggttggagtagtgagagggatgggtgaccggtcgggaagttagatgatttggaatgagtgatccacacttgagcagttaagagaggtgattagagactaaatcaccaaataattcggaaaaattaaaaatcgaaaaaaataatcaaaaagaatttccaattttttttaaaaaaattcaaaaaaagaaacctttagtaccggttggtaacaccaaccggtactaaaggccccccataccagggcgcgagctcacgccacgtggtggcactttagcgccggttcggcactaaaggggggggggctttagtgcccaccaattagtgccggttatggaaccggcactaaaggcccttacgaactggttttaaagctccgttttctactagtgtatgctcATGGGGGCAATACTCCATTGTACATCTTACATACATATGCGATATTTTATATATGGGTTGGATGTACTACCACATGAGATCACACATTAGGCATCAACAAGCTCAATGCATTGCTGCTCTTCTTtcctttccccccccccccccccccccccccccctcatgacCGCCATCTTCGGTCCCATGCTCCCCTGCCCGTGTTCACTACCTCCTCTTCCTTGCCCGCCTTTGTGTTCTCCTCGATTTCATCTCCGGTCACAAGCTTTCATTGTACCATGCTCTCCACGTTGATCATGTTTCCGATCTCCGCTACCTccaagttttcttcttcctctgcctattGCCCCGTGACCCACCACTGGCGCTGTCCATATTAAGAGCTCCTCTAAGCTAGTTGGGTGCACATTTTACACATAAGGCATCTGATGGCCGTGTTGTGGGCAACCTCCACTCTTTTTAGTGCTTTTCTGCCCAACATTTTCTCACACGTCATGCTATAATATATGGACGGTACACACTCTATATCCTTAGTTGGGATTTTATCCACGCCCATCTAATAACACATCCTTAAGTATACACCTGAGAATTATGTCAGTATATACCTTGTGTAACTTTGCATAAACCACTTGTTTAAATTAGCTTCAAAGAAAGTTTAAAATATCTTTTCTTGGATTTTGCATCCTTACTCACTAGCTTTGTGAATTTCCAATAGTGCTAATTAATGAAATTACAATTTTTTATTGTGATTCTTTGCTGATTCATTATCCCCCAAAGAAATGTGGATATCCGTGAGCCTCTTGGGAAACCAGTACTATGTGATACGGAAGAAATTTTTCTCCATTGTATTGGATGCTACCCCTTTTAGCTTGCTTCTTGTTATTACTCATAACCACCTTAGATTTGTAGATGGATGCAATCATGAATTGCTAGGGATAACACTATGAGTTGCCAACTCTACAGAACGTGGAGTACATTTCTAAACCTATATTTGCAATAGATGCACATAAAGCTTTGCAAGATAAATCAATTCGGGATCAAAATTAGTCTTGACTAACATTTGTGATTAGGAAAATATTAACATATTCAGACTTCAAAACGTGAATATAATTTTTTTTTGCGATAAAAACGTGCATATAACTAACAAGTCGTTGTCTAGGCCTGTACATATGCGTTCTACACTTGTTCACACTTCATATTCCAGACATCATGGAAAGTCTGGTGGAAGGAGATAATTGGCTCCTGAACTCGGATACTATCAAACGAGTTTGTAATTGGAAACTACATATGTACGCCAAGGATCACACGGTAATTAAAGATCATGCATAAAATTCCAAAGAGAAAAAACCTGCATgcttagttttgaaaaaaaaaattatacCAAATGCTATATTTTTCTAACCTAATTCACTTTACGTACCTAGTAATGCCGTTTCTTCCAGAGGCATATGCATGAATAGAcataagctagctagctagctatactGGTACTAAGATTATAGATATGCCGGTtctttgttattttatttttgagaaaATAATCCAATCCAGTTTATATGTTTTTGGAATGAAGGCACAAGCGCCCGCCTTTAAATAAGTAAAGCCCACACATGCAGAGTAACTAGATTCAAACGGCCACGACCAGCTTATATGTGAAAAATGCAGAACATCATCCAGAAAGTTATATCAGATCAGTGAAGCTATACGCATGAAATGTTCATTATCTTAAAACCAAATGCAGAGTTGCATTAACTTGAGGCCAAGTGTGGTCAGTCAACTTCACTGATTCATAACAATACACTACAGTgatatactctctccgtcccaaaattagtgtctcaactttgtactaactttagtataaagttgtactaaggttgagacacttgtctcaactttgtactaactttagtataaagttatactaaggttgagacacttattttgggatggagggagtaataaatagCTTGAAAAAAAGGAGAGGACTTGCCATGTATGTATATAGTGGCGAGGATACATGAATTAGTTAATGGTGCAAGTTAACAGAGAATACGATATATCAATATACTACATTCATACAGTCATACCAAACTACTATCTTTCCAGCCAAAACGTTCATGATTTTTAACTTGTGATAATGCAAGCTTGTTTATCCATGTCCAAGACCTATAGGAAGAAATAACCAGTTTGTAGTATTAAATATGAAAGCATTACATCAGATTACCTTGTACACTTAACTTATGCAGGGTTGAGTGTTTATCATCAAAAAGACCAATGATTTTTTGTTTGATCCTAGATCATGTTAATTTCCCAATATATCCATTGACTCATATATCCTACAAGATTATTACTGAACTTATAACTAGATGGACACTTTGAATTCAAGCCCTATGTAGCCCTAGATCTATTTTATCATATAAGGGAGGATACTAAATGTATCCTGTCCTAGCTTGAAATCTATTTATTGTATGTCTAATAAGATCTCCTGAGATTAATTCCCTGAAGTTTCTAACcatgtgacacatgtggtaagcaatcgaaactattcaaaaaaaaaatccattAAGTTTCTCAACTCAGATCACTTCTACTGACAGTGCAATACACTGTTTTCCTTCAATGGCCAGTTCTACGCATATACATAACTTAGACAATTTAACCAACACATTTTCTCGATCGCACCACATTAGCCCTAACATTCAAGTGAATCAGTTGCTAACAAACAAGGTATTCACTGGACACTCATTAACAGAAAGCCTACACACAGATCAATATTGAAGAACGAATGAAGGGAAATGAATTAGCTAAAAACCAAGCACTCTGTTGTGCATTTTTATTGATTTTTAAATATGGGTACAAAAAAGAGTCAAAACAAGAAACAGCAAGTATAGTTATTGTTTTTCCAtaatttttcttttgaaaaaacaggTTGTCCCCTTGGCCTCTGCATTGCCTGATGCAAACACATATGGTTTTCTATCTATAATACACTTTCATATCAAGAATCTATAATAGTCCCACCCAAATCCTCCGGATAGGCAGGGAACATAGAATTAAAATCCCTTCCAATCCAAAGTGGCTGATTCAGATGAAAAAGTGTACCCAAACAAGACATGGATTGATGCCTCTCcctagtagagaaagctaaaacatGTGTAAGTTGTACCACCGCAGAATTTGAagccaaaaattcaaaaatatcaGCAAACAGACTTGGATATGAAGATCAATGCAATGCATGCTCGATCTTAAACGTAAAGACAACAAAGCTGCTACATTAACTCCATACTGAATCGCTGACAAGGCATATGCATGGGTGCCTGGACTAATCACAGgaatcatcaattaccaaaacacCAAATCTATAGCTACCTGCATGCAGGACCCCAGGAACAGCTAGCCCTGGGGTTGGGCTGTGGCAGCAGCGGTGGGTATATACCCAGCATTAAGGCCTAATAATGGGTGACACATGGCTAAAAGTTACTCCTCCTCCATGCAGGCATTACTGATCGTTCATCACTGCCCAGTACTACCTGAATCCAGATCTCTGTAGGTGCAACTGTGCAAGTGCATGTACGTATTTTCGATTAATCGAGCCATGCTGCTGTGTATAGCCTCCTACGTCCTGTACCCGATGCAATATTGCAATGTGGTCTCTGCGGTTTTGCAGTGCATCCACATGGATCTCTCACTCTCCATCTCTCTCTGGGGAAGAACCGAGGTCCAGCAGGACTGCAGGAGGGAAGGATCTACGGCAGCAGCTAGCTTTTTACTAACGAACAGCTTTAATTCTTCTTTTTTACTACACCTTCTTGGTAGCAGCTCAAAGGCTGGCTGGATggcatgcatgcatatttatataCACATAATACACACATCTTGGCATTTAGTTCTGCCTGCGTATGTAGTTATGTACGCGGGCATGCATGGTGTACTGTGCTGCCTGATGAACATTTCACGCACTAGGCATAGATGCCGTGGTGCTGCCGCAGAAGAAACAGCAGCCGCAGCAGCAGGGACGAAGGAATTGCACATGGGACAAATGCCCAAGCCAAATCAAGCAGTGCAACAGTGCTATAGTACTACTGTGGAGAGAGAGAGTATGAGCGGAGGAGAGAAAGAtacgtagagagagagagagagagagagagagagagagagagagagagagagagagagagggatagatGCATGTGTATGAATGTATGCAAATTGCAGGCAGGCAGGCATGTGTAGGAGAAGGATTTAGGGTCTGACCTCCAGGCCTCTGCCATGACTGCCTGTCCTAGCAAGCAAGCTACAAGGCTGGCTGGCATACTGGCTTGCTTGCTGCTAAGCTACATTTTAAAGGCAACCTCTCCTCACCCTACAGCTAGGTAGCTTTGGAAGGAGAGCCCAATTGACCTGCATATGCCCACACTAGAGCAGCAGCAACAAGAACAATCCATGTGCACAATTACAGCATAATCAATTTGTTAATTAAACATTGCATCCCACCTCCAAGATACTTGCATGTATTGTATTTGTATAAGGGTGAATATTTATTGTTATCATATGTGGGGAGCACACTATGTTTCCTAGGCTCGGTCATGGACTCATTGTATAGATACAATTTTCTCTTCCTACAATAATTATCCTCTATTTAAGTCCCCAAATGAAAAGAACGAGAGATCATCTTAATTATACTCGAGCACACAAGGGGAAATTGGGGAAGGAATGCAAATCAGAGCAAATAAAAGATACTAGCAAGAAACCATGCATCAATCAAGATAGAAgatttgttgttgttgctgctgcttaaATTGTTCTTTTCGTGTTTCTTCTCACACCGCACTGCACTGGCTAATAATAATTAAGGAGAGATCATGAGCTATATACCAAAGGAAGAGATTACGAAGAGGCTAGATGCTCCACGCatgcaccgcccgccgccgccgccgcatttgTTTACTTCTCCGGCCGACAGGTTAATTTCTCCTTTGCGAACGGCCGGCGGCGACCCCGTTTGTGTCAGAATCTGAGtagcagtagtggtactagtagtgGATCGTACGACCGCCCACTCTTAGCGCTTCACAAGTCAAGATTCAAAGAGCACCTCGCTTTCccggacgacgacgatgaggaggaggccgGTGACAGCAGCTGCAGCGCCGTTGTCGCCGTTCTCCCGTGCCCGCTGAAGTCCTCCTCGGCGTCCGCCGCGCACTCGAGGTTCACCCCGAAGAGCCGCACCCGCTTCGACCCCGACGTCGCCACCGCGGACGGCTCCGGGTGCCCTGGCGCTGCCGCCATGCGCACCGGCACCGACTCCAGGACCAGCGACTGGTGCTGGTGGTGGTAGTGCTGCTGCGGCTGGTAGTACACGACCTGCCTGCCGGGCGCCGCCCCGTACCCGTCGTATCCGATGTGTCGCCGCTGGTGGTTGTGCTGGTAGGCGTCGTAATCGTAGACGGTCGCCGGCGTAGTCGCCTGGAGGAACATcctgccgccagcgccgccggGTCCGGCCGGGTGAGCCATCCACGGCGAGAAGGGCACAGAGGGGAGGGCAAAGCCTCGGTGGTGCCCAGGCGGCAGGAcgacgtcggggcggcggcgcCAGTCGATGAAGAGCCTCCCCCTGGCGGCCTCCCCGACGCCGCGGCCGAAGGAGACGGTGTCCCCGGCGTCGAGGCGCTTCTCCTTGACGAAGCGGCTCCAGCCCTTGGTCATGACGTAGCTCTGGCTGCTGTTCCAGTAGGAGTAGCGGAAGCGCCACGGCTTGCCGGCGCGGTCCTCGAAGCTGAGCAGGAGGCCCTTGTCGGTGGAGGAGGCGTCGAGCGGGAAGTACTTCTCCGCGTGCTGCTTCGGGATCACCAGCCGGTTCAGCTTGCCCACGTCGCTCGGGGTCACGACCTTGTCGAACATGTGCTCCTTCTccaccggccccgccgcctcctcctcggccttaTGATCCGCCGCAGGCGGCGGCGAAGAGCAGCCACCAGCGGCCGCCGCGGAGGCCCGGATTGCGGTGAACTCCATGTGCACCGATTGAAGAGAGGTAGGTTAGGTAGATGCCTCCTTCCTCCCTTCCCTCCCCTTGCCTGCTTGCTCCTTCTCCTTGACCTTTGACCGGCAGCTAGCTAGCTGGTGCTCCCCTTCTCCCACTCCCAGTGCTGTGCTGTTACTGTTGTTTATAAGTATAGGATTTGGGTGGGCTTATAATATTTGGCTAGCTTGGGAGATTGGAATttagaattcttggccgattggCAAAGCAGGAACCTGTGGAAGTAGCTACGAAGGGGGGAACAGCTCGATCTGCCTGCTAGAGCTTGGGTTTCTTGCAGGATCCAGGCATGAGATCGAGCAAGAAGAGgatggggaggaggaagaagggtggaTGTGAAGGGTGGGGGGTGGGTACTATGAAGGTTCTTGGTGAGAGAGAGGCcggaggaaggggaggagaggaggagaaatgGAGATGAGGCTGCTGGCTCTGGATGGATGGATGCTTGCTTTTGGCTTGCAAACGAAGGTAATTGTCCTAGCTTGCTTAGCTAGTGTGTGTAGTGTAGTAGTGTGTATGTATGTGTACGTATACGTGTGTAGTTGTGTGCGCAATGTACTGTATGATGGAGGGGTGGGGGAAAGAGTGGGCACAATACAAGTAGCTTGCTTTTTAAAGGAGAGGAAGGAGGATGGGGTGTGAGAGGAGCTAGCTAGCTGCTAGATAGCTAGCTAGGGTGGGGCCCATTGATTATCTGGTTGAGCTCATGTGAGCTTGTCCTTGTCATGCTATAGGGAGAGCCTTTATGCGAGTTAGGCAGATGATGAGCCCCAAAATGCCAGTTGTTGGATCAGATTTTTCAACATGCATGCTTATTGGTAGGTATCAGAACAACTGTATCTTATGCTCATATAATTACTAGTTTATAAAAATGGGTTGTGTACTACATTCGTCCTGGTTTGTTAGGGCTATTGGATTTTGGGCTCAATTTGACCATGTATTTGACTAAAAAATTATAAAGTATATGGTACAATAAATATAttattggatttgtatttgaaagatTTTTTCtataatataatttttgtgacatatagTTTACATTTTATTAGTTCAATTCATGGTTAAACTTTGGATTAAAATAAAAGGGGCCTAATAAatccgggacggagggagtatgtgtgtgTGTCTCTGGTTGTATGGATTACTCCTTGATTTGATTCGAGGCTTTTATATATCCATGTTTGTTTAAGTAGGGAGTTGAATGTAAGCCAAGTGTGCTAGCTAGCTGTATCAACTGACTATATTAATTTTGCATTGCAATTTGACTTGACCTTGCGGTGCCTCTTCACAATTTCATTGTGCTTTCAGGTTAGTCTACCATACATGAATGGATATTTGTGCTACATATTTTTGTTTTCCAAGTGCTACGGAGCACAAATATCTGGAATTCTCTTGCGGTTCTGGAAAGAAAAAGTGGTGCGTAGCACAAATATCTGGAATTAAAACTGGATACCTTATCATGCACATGCTTAGTCTTAGTTGCCTTGTTATTATCACATACAGATGCTAAGTTTGAACTACTCTTGTTGCAACCTGCTGCACACAATTGCTCTGCCACAGAAGACCGAACATGCTTGTCTTATTTTGTTGGCATATTAAATTGATCTTCCATGGTGTATTGCCTTAAACCTCAAAACTTAAGATCCCCAAATAAAATCATGAATGCATCCAGATAGAATATTCGCAACGCGAGTCTGTTAAGGGCAATATTTAATTAGTCGACTGTCTCTGAACTTATTTCAGGTTATCTTCTTACAATTAGAAATTGCCACTGCAGAGCCAGCTATTGTGGCAGGACAGACAAGATGAGGAGAGAGAGGTCAGCATGGCTGCTCACCTCTGATTCGGCCCCAGGGGTGAGAAGGCGTCTATTTTATGGGCACACTCAG encodes the following:
- the LOC123105955 gene encoding B3 domain-containing protein Os03g0120900-like, which gives rise to MEFTAIRASAAAAGGCSSPPPAADHKAEEEAAGPVEKEHMFDKVVTPSDVGKLNRLVIPKQHAEKYFPLDASSTDKGLLLSFEDRAGKPWRFRYSYWNSSQSYVMTKGWSRFVKEKRLDAGDTVSFGRGVGEAARGRLFIDWRRRPDVVLPPGHHRGFALPSVPFSPWMAHPAGPGGAGGRMFLQATTPATVYDYDAYQHNHQRRHIGYDGYGAAPGRQVVYYQPQQHYHHQHQSLVLESVPVRMAAAPGHPEPSAVATSGSKRVRLFGVNLECAADAEEDFSGHGRTATTALQLLSPASSSSSSSGKARCSLNLDL